The following nucleotide sequence is from Bombina bombina isolate aBomBom1 chromosome 11, aBomBom1.pri, whole genome shotgun sequence.
TTCATCTGACCCTGCTATGTGCCAGAGCTAGGCAGTGATTGCTTACATAATTGAAAAGCTCATTTAAATCTGGTCTCTAACTGTATGGCAGGGGGTGGAGTCACAATGGTGTGGGGCATTGTAGCATAGATTAGAGTCAGAGTCTTTTTTATCTGTGTGATGGGGGAAGTGTCAGAATGGTGTAAGGTATGACTGGTATGGGTGGAGTCACAATGGTGTGGGgcatgactttgaagcatatattGGAACCAGAGTGATTTTTGTCTGTGTGCTGGGGAAGAGTCATAATGGTCTAGGGTATGACTGGAAGGGGTGAAGTCAGAATGTTCTGGGCATGTCTATGGTACAGGGGGTGGCACCAGGGTGGTGTGAGGCATGACTGTGTGGCATGAGGGAGGAGTCAGCGTAATCCTGATATGTGGTTGAGACCTGGGGCAGTAATTAGGCAGCATGTGGTCAAAGGGGGTTTGGCTTTGTGGTAAAATCAAGGCTGCCTGCAGATGAGTTTAGATTTTCCTTTGTTTCAGTTTGTAAAACTGGGACATAAACAGTATAGGTGGAAACAGTGGGGGGACAGGACAAAGCTACAAACCTACAACTACTCCATCCTTTCAGAGAGCCCAGTTACATCCTATGGGTCACATTTTACAGGGAATGTGACCTACAGGACTGTGCTACAGGCTGTGGGGTGCCAGATTTGTAAACACTGTAGCTGCTCACATGCATGTATCAAATACTGCATGCATTCCCAGGGAGCATTAGTGAATCTGGGTCAAGAACCATTAGAATATTTGACAAATTATACACGCCTGTCTTAGGAATAGTTAAGTGTCCCTTCATATGTTTAGAGTTGCCCCTAGTTTTGGgtcctttttcaatttgacttttataAGTTCCATCACAATTTAAAGATTTACATGGGCTGTGCtaacatttttcttttcatttttagtctgaactttaaactATAGGGTTACATTCTATACAAGATTATAAATAATATCCATGTTATTGTGCTATGGACAATGTGCTTGTGCCTATATGATTACTGCTTGCTGAGATGCTCATAGCTGTCTCTGAGGTCCTGCAGTGAAAGTGCAATCAAAAAGTGCAGGCTGTGCTCCTTTAATGTGCCCATGACATCATCAAACACTGATCCATTAAATTATTTGATTCTGGACCATACCATATACGATGTTAGACTGAAATGAGTATACTTCTGTGAGAAATGTATCTTTACAACTATCTCCTTTACAATTTGATAGTCAAACATCATTGTACAATCTAAGTCTTTCTTTACAACATTAATTTACATTGTTTCTTCCACCCCTGATCTCAACTTTTATCTTTTCCTCAATTGCTCATGATATCTACTAGCAAGTTTGTGCTTGTTCCCTGGCACCTATTTTATTCAATTCTTCTTACTTAACCTTGTCTCTCTTATTTTGCTATCTGTCTTCATTCAATGGTTTCCCAATACCTTTCCATCTCACTCAGACTATGTTTCCCCCCCACTATATTCtgtattttttcagcatttttgaaAATATTCTATGATTTCCTATtcactctctgtgtgtatgtatatatttatatttttattcccaATGAAAATCCTGCCCCACTATCTCATAAAATTTTATGTTATGAGGCCTGTAAAATTCCCTCAGCTGGTCTATATCTTCAGGGTTGATTTGTACATGAGTCCGACCCTTGGATTTGCCAAGGCATCGAGGTGATCCTCCACCCCCAGGCTTCTTAAGGCAGGGGAAACCCTTGGTCTTATTAAAATAAAAGTGCTTGTCTGTCACTAGTCTTTTGAGACCAAGGAAGTCTTGTACCCTTGCCATCTCCCCGGCTGGGTCTGTGATGAGTCGTTCTCCGCTCACAAAGTGCATCTGAGAGATTGGAAAATGACTAAGCCAGGGCTGTAGATGCAAAGCGTAAAGCCCAATCCGTATTGCGTTCCAAGAAGTGTCAACCTCCCCACTGGTTCTGTTCTGGAAGGCCAGCTCACTGAAGCTGGGAATGTCTGGCTTCTTGGAAAGAGTCTGTGTGTAATCTGAGATGGCACGAGTCACTGGGTTACGAACTACAACAATGAGCTTGACACGGGGAGACATGTATGAAATCCTACGAGGTGCTTCCCGTGTCACAAAGTAACTAGGTGTCTTCTCTACTGTGATTTGTCGGTCCATAGATCGGGGCATGAGATTCCtgtataaaaagacaaaaataaaatataattattattattactattataaattatttacaGTGTGACAACAGATTTTTCTGCACTATAGATATAGGTATAATATACTAAGGTAACATTTATAAGAAGAAAATAGGTAGAGGGCACAGTCAAGAGTTGCCAACTGTTGTAGACCGCCTTACGTGAAGTTGATCTACAGGACAGCTGGGCTCATAGTCTAACATGCTCAGGGGTTTTAAGGGCTTGAAAAatgaaggagaggaactgaggttagaaaaggttagtgtacATTGTTTGCAcccctgaacagtagaatctttaagGAGCGCTTAAAACTTGAAAACTAggagagcaaggcagagagttccacaagattgggAACATTCTGGAGAAGTCacgtagatgggaatgtgagaatGTAACAAGATAGAAGGTGAGAAGGTGGTAATGAGCAAAGCGAAGGggatggaagggagagtatctggagacaaggtcagatATATAGgttatataggggggagcagtgttatGGAGGGTTTTGAatgttagagtcaggattttgtgtttaattctggaagcTAGTAGAAGCCAGTgcagggattggtagagaggtgcagcagatgaggagcaacatGTAAGGGAAATCAGCCTGCCaaaagacattaaacactatatacatgatagatttaatggtatattcaaagcaaagatcagtctgagaatattatgcatatatatttttaaatcttaaattagttgcttaaatattggggggaaaaatgaaatacatacatatgCCACTAATGTATGCAACCAAACACTGTGTAGACTATGGAAGTGTTAAGTCTGGAgtttgcacttccatttttaacaggaattggaaatcCCTCCatgttcagagataaattacaggaaaaggagatatAATCACCAATGGAAATATtttgcagaattattttttttactacacataattttacattttcttaatatccttttaagtatCTACGTTCTAAAAGAAGTACACAAACCTTCAGTTCTAACTCAGTACTTTCCTATCTGTTAGACAAAGAATTTTTCATTTCACTTTGAGCGTACTATGTTATAAAAGTGATAATACTTTCTCAATATTTCTATATAGCATGACAGCATTATTTCATTTTTGGCTATTATTTCCCTATGACTATTTCAtataattttgaatcatttgataattaaaggaaaacttaaagggacattgaaaaaaaaataaatcagttttgGTATATATTTGTCCTGGAGAGAGATTTGGAACTTATTAAAAACAATTCTTCCCAAAAAGGTTTGTTTACTAAGTATCAAAAGAAGGTAGCGCAACTACATTGCTCGTTCCAATCCTCTCTTATTCAATAAGTACTCCAAAATAAATtggtgcatatatttatattaaaaggtTTATTCAATGTTACAATTGTTATAAAATCATATCTTACAAGTTGACACTGGTGTCTTTAAAATACAATGCTAAACATTAAAAGTATGTTACATATTCCTAAAATGTTAATTCTTTGACCTTTTTGTAAAACAATACTTTTCGTTATATCGTTCTACTGATGGGCTTAGTAGTATTATATGAATCATTTTACAGTGATACGAGGATCATTCACATCTGTCTCTTCTGAATAAGGCAGTAAAGTTAGTACTAAAGTCTTTGAGCACTAGTCAAGCGGATTTCCATTATACTTTAGATGGTGCGTTAAGTAACTATGTTGCAGGCAATATTTCAGTTGTAATAGGTAAAATTAGCTTGCATCTCCTTGGCTGCAAGTCTTATCTTTCCTTCCTCGGGGTAAGTCACTACTCACGTGGTTGATCTTCTGACCCCGGGCTTCTCGATGTTACATTGTCGCTCTTCCTTCATCCGGTTGCGATTATGGTCCTCAATGTTTCTACGAAATGCACTGCTTGAACAATATTTCCTTCTTGATGAATTAAAGTTGCTGCAAGGTTTGCAGATTTGTGTGTCCTCATTGGACTTCGCTGGTGGAGTGTTCAAGTGTGGGTATGATTCTCCTGTTGCTCCCTACAGAATTTCCGTTTCAACCAGCTGCTCCCTCTGTAGTAGAATCAGCAATCAGGTAATCTACGCATTTCAGCTtttcagcctttgtcaagatacctgatACCTTCGTTGAGCTTCTTTTTTAAAGGCATTTTCGGTTCCGCCTTTTTTCAATGTTAGCTCTTTCATTGCGGTTCAAACTCAAATTTCCAATGGTGTATTACCATTATCCACAATCACTTTCATTAAATAAGGATTGAGTAATACATTTTTCTCAAACTCTTCCTTGAATAAACATTATTGCCATGTTTAAGTATTGAACTTGGGAGTTCATATGAGAAAGAAATTGAGAATCCCAGAGAAAATAAAACTATCAAGAAACACATAGCAGGGATAGAAATAGAGGACACAATAGAAATCACACAGATGATTCACGTAGGGATTGGGGCTATTACAAAAATAGGGACCCCTTTACAGAATTACAACAGAAAGGGGGAAGCAACTACAATAGACCACCACAGAAATAGACCACCAAGAAACAAGCAGGAACACATATAGAAAAGGGAACAATCCCAATGAATGGACCATTCAAACGAAAAATAGATTTGTCTCACTGCAGGAAGATATAGGTGAACATGACCCATATGAAGGAAACATTCCTACACTCGAACCAGGAACATCTAGGAAtacttttttagaaaaaaaaagagcaTGCGCCTCATAGGGTGAGTAAGTCCAAACAGGATTAATCAACTGTAGGCAGACAAAGGGCAACTCACATGAAGTAAGGCACTACTAGTAGTGCACCACTGCTGAGACTAACTGCCACAACTACCAGCGGCTTTGCTTGGGGTTATCCTGCTGGGGGGACCGGTGTACTTCAGTCTACACCATGCACACTACTAGTAGTGCCCTACCGCATGTGAGTTGCCCTTTGTCTGTCTACAGTTGATTAATCCTGTTTGGACTATGAGGGGCCttcttctctttgtttttttttgttatagctTGCCAGGGACTCAGGATCCCTTTCCAGGAGTGATGACTCATTTGGCAAATATTACCGTTGGACTTTCTTCTGTACTTTAATACACCTGTATTGTTAATTTTAATTCATATAGGGAGCGCCGCCTTTTTATCCATTGGGGGTTATACCCCATATCTCTGTAGATATTTATTGTATACTTTTTTAGAAGCAGGTTCTATAAAAACACACAATCCTCCAAAAGGGAAAAGAAGACTAGATGATGTAGAGGTAGAAGAACAAGAAGGGAGGAAAGCAACAAATAAATTGTAGAAACTAAGGCTATATTTATTTTGAGCAAAAAAGAactaagtgaagaacaaaaatcAGTTCTAAACAGAAGTCTTTCTTTTGCACCAGTAAATTGAATACATTTGTGACATTAAACAATGTAAATCAATTCACAAAGAAGCTAGCACTGaaacaatattgtttaaaaaaacccagtagaaaacaaaaatataaaaaataatagctACATACATACaaactttaaagaaaaataaacttttttccCCATTAAAGAGAGAGGATTCGCAATTGAAATGTTtgagaaaaaaaggtaaaagaggaCATAGATaaaatacacaatacaaaagaTATGAGATGGAATTTGACAACAAAAGTACAAATAGTTCTTAAAGAATTAAGAGAACAAagatataatgataaaacaagtaGTTAAGGGCGGGGGGTTGTAATAATGGACACAGAGAATGACCTAAAAGAAGCATATAGATAACTGTacgataaaacaacatataaaagatTAAGAAATAACCTGATAAGATGAATGTAAACCTAAGGAATATGACAACAGAAgcccagaaaaaaataattattaacgaCAACGAACTAACATTTCTTACAATAGAACATACTCATACACCAGTATCCTACTTCCTGatgaaaatacacaaaaacattaaaaaataacacCAGGCAGATCTATTATTTCAGGGATAAATTCTCTGACTTCAAATCTATCCCAATATGTCgactattttctttaaaaatatgtcCAAATATTACCCTTGCATCTAAAAGAAACTAAACATTTCCTGAATATAATACAAGAAATAGAATGAGAAGAAAATTATCTATTACCATCATGTGACGTTAGCTCCTTGTACACATGTATAGAACATACTAGTGGCATAGAGgcaacaaacacatatatatcgaaagagataaagaaatattattttgaaaaacaattattCATGTTTGACAAGATCTTTTATCTACAGGaaaaaggaacagctatgggcaagagatttgcacccagttatgctaacctatttatgggtcactttaaagaaatatttatagCAAAACTGTCCTGGAGTGTGAATCTTGTGCTCTATAAGCGTTTTATagacaatatatttattatatgtgaaGAAGACACAGAACTTTTTGACCATTTCAAAGAACACATGAATAGTAATGATATAGGGCTCAGATTCACACACAAATCAAGTAAAACCAAAATCAACTTTCTGGATTCAAAAAATAGTTATAAGGGATACAAAAATAACAACTACAACCTTTTTTAAGAAAGTAGAGGCCAACAATTATATTGATTATAGAAGCTGTCACCATGATAAATGGAAACCGAACAATCCAAAAGGGCATGTCTCAAGAATAAGGAGAAACTGCTCTAACATCTTAGATTATGACAAACAGTcagaattattatttaacaaaTTCCTCATAAAAGGTTATAATCCTGAAAATGTTATGGAAAGCAAAAGAAAAGTTAGAggaataaagataaaatatttattaaaaaatgaaccGAAAGAAACAATAGAGAAAAATGGAACAGACAACTTTAAAATCCACTTTATCATGAAATATTCGTCCCAACATAAAAAGATCCAAAAGATAATCTGAAAACACTGGCACTTGGTTAAGAATGACCCAttaataggaaagaaaataaaccaaaaaaatgaGATTATCTTCAGAAAAGCAACAAACTTAAAGAACATACTCTCACCCagtaaatacaaaaagaacaaaggacACAAGAGACCTCCTAAGTGAGAAGATTGAGGGGGTCTTTCCATGTCATGAGTGTAAATCATGTACACATAGCAGCAAAACTAAAATTGTAAAATCAGAAACCACAGGGAAAGAACTCGGAATAAAATATTTGCACAGACACTAATGTAATCTACCTCTTACAATGTACATGTAAACATCAGTACATAGGACAAACTAGTAGAAAactaaaagacagaataagggaacacatcAGAAGCATAGAACTAGAAAAAGAAGATATAAGACTATATAGACACTTTAAAGGAAAACATAAAGGGAACCCTAAATAGATGATGTTTTGGGGTATAAGGAAGCTAAAGGTTGATGGAAGTGTGTGTATTATTTTCCTAGATTAGGAAAATAATCCCCCTTGTGATAAACACATTACCTCAATGATACTGAAGCATGTTGTATATTCCTGTTAACAAACCATCTTTATTTCCCAGtttctttatatatcttttttatacttcattttttacatatcatatatatatatatatatatatatatatatatatatatatatatatatatatatatatatatattatatatatatatatatatatattataaatataaatatacagcaaAGGATGTGACCAGCGCTCAATTGGATCTTATCCCAAGGTTAATATCCGGGTTCAGAGGGTGTATATACAGCATGAACCAATGATTATGTGTACCCCTAACAAAGTAGGTAATAAAGGAAAAAAGAGAGCAAATCGTGGTAATTCAGCGCAACTAAATACAAATATGAGTACAAGTATAAGTACAAAATTTGTGTAAGGAGTCGATGGCAAATATAAGAATAAGTTCAGAAATATTCTTAAGTAAGTTCCACGTAGGTGCAGGAGCCAAATTGATAATATAGTAAATGAGTggatgtctccttaccggaaattacctcaatcatatgaggtaatgaatgaTCATGTAAGGAGTATAGGCCGTCCCTTCTTAGGTTAGCAAGTTGGAGAGCCTCAGGACTGTAGTCTTGGGAATAGGATATTTTGGGGTCCTTCCCTGCAAACTTGTGTATGGTCCTTGTCATGGGGATGGGAGCCAAAGTTCGTTTCCGAACAATGCACCCTTCTAGTGTACATGTTGACCGCAAAAAGTGTGAATGGCTGGCTGTTATTGATACAATTAAGTGTAGCTGAAACATACCGCCCAAGGGGCGAAAATATACATAGATCTCGGCCCAAAAGCCCTGGCTATAGATAAATCACGCTTAGacgtttaaaaacaaatgtatatacatgAACAActtaggtgaaagtaatcctcaggAGCCGGTCACAAAACAAAGTATGTGAAAACTGCACTGCCACACTTCTATTaacaccttacgcgtttcgaagttttcAACTTACTTCTTTATCAGAGCCTGTGTGTAGTGCAGAGGAACCGGCAATGCTTttcacatactgtgtgtgacgtCACTACGTCATGGCTCTGAGGCGTCCAGTAGTACCCATTGTGTCAAGGGTTGCTATGGTTATTGTGCGTTCAGTTTATGTGTCCTGACTCGAGAGTTGTAAAGTGTCCTTTCTTTGGATGTATTAGGGTATGTCTCTTTGTCATATAGCGGGATACAAG
It contains:
- the HS3ST2 gene encoding heparan sulfate glucosamine 3-O-sulfotransferase 2, translated to MASRLSPRRARRYLFLCTLCLSCTLLCYNLLLRSMHSRGYQQLSCPLPLILGGKKLLQKLPPCPQVTLSPSSDLPYTGQDWRGKNQTEPLQVASVRPKSTETPGYNTSTPRYGHKRLPQAIIVGVKKGGTRAVLEFIRVHPEVRAMGTEPHFFDRNYERGLDWYRNLMPRSMDRQITVEKTPSYFVTREAPRRISYMSPRVKLIVVVRNPVTRAISDYTQTLSKKPDIPSFSELAFQNRTSGEVDTSWNAIRIGLYALHLQPWLSHFPISQMHFVSGERLITDPAGEMARVQDFLGLKRLVTDKHFYFNKTKGFPCLKKPGGGGSPRCLGKSKGRTHVQINPEDIDQLREFYRPHNIKFYEIVGQDFHWE